A stretch of the Aphis gossypii isolate Hap1 chromosome 2, ASM2018417v2, whole genome shotgun sequence genome encodes the following:
- the LOC114131344 gene encoding uncharacterized protein LOC114131344 isoform X4: protein MEDSTPPPPLPPQRQPPPSVHRTYKRRALFQITKVLWHLDIFRRSFRELYGHACMEESCIFCALKELFTALGSSPETALPPDALRKALAQSFYDQRRFQLGFMDDAAECFENILLRIHYHIANEEAEDMCNAKHCISHQKFAMTLVEQSVCGACGATSEPLPFTQMVHYVSASALTAQVKQFPSTGQADLFGQLLKKAGGMGDIRDCPSACGAKIQIRRTLMNRPEIVSVGIVWDSDRPTLDHIMALLGTLRTSLRLCDVFHGSFDLPNGSMPLQHQLVGVVTYYGKHYSTFFYHTKLRIWIYFDDANVREIGPRWEQVVEKCKRGRYQPLLLLFASPEGEPVNATTAPKSITKATKLSFCTNTIQSLSQGRRSLTPNPEKPLSNQGHRRAVTPNPDPTIALAKPGLNSSINEYQNLAHYQTVIMAKAAEMYTNDDLNDQPGSPKSVASKCELVRRDSGNWSGDRNSASSSSSTSLENPYQYFVGKIQNSGVPRSPNKPKDYTMNQFDLGYDSYSLSSNDSLPLQQNLKHNLQLAQIPEGHQTSHTSLKNGSKNSAVDEVERLCAEADQLLGKSEATEDLVMALSLCNLAAGKARAAMDAPYSNPQVASFARMKHNTCVMRARSLHKRLEEPLHSTNKHGEGRHSREGSSSSNRGSQVSHSRQNSKDKTIQHSRQNSKELLDMSLQLSSLQNSPIDKSVKNIEIYATLPKNKKGLLSRSSNKTKQVIEDEEYMMYERPSRSLQTKSKAHKKDGEKRARSEERGIKNTKEFLSNSLTKETKKPKVEDNKQGKKQHKIRRKLLMGGLIKRKNRSMPDLREDELQIKDPPKETIVSKDDSMIDSISSQSNLSGYLSEGHLESTGNPNLLRSKLMRKSFYTNKFLHFAKVPPPPPMRTSSQLSKAESNKQHNDWCSEPQSLPYIHPRKEDVTYANGGMLLDKDNKNVMITQAQVHHNPEQNVVVNNVDDLGFPLPPYPSPLNSVCHSRQPSEEFPPPPPPAQAVDEVDGACPVISKEQIKLEVNEEKNWVKELQSKQATWCGSDQAGQDLESKSIVKDLKNKFEQKSIIDNLITHAINNLPADSICEIVDEDDKKIEKELKGALSKTSFDNSESKRKIGKKKNVTFCEQVVLVATAEEDEVDSYIPNPILERVLRSVLHKDIPIEQNREVTKSVIPLKRNDSGQFNRSNLSLKSCHENNNVEEKSNVEVKEELPPKTYRMSPVQQLPQTLSSTAVQPKLKAPLPEQIQKPVESVKNYRMSPIQQQTTLNQSPLAQQKFKSPPTSQIANAMSSLSINSMDSIQSVQNQSSTTHRFYSNNQQNSIYSQQYQSLSHMGHQKPFLSNEPHSLNYQSISENKSSCSPVNCRSNQSSLERNQTIRQVNGGVPSNCYPQQSPVEGRSGHFRYNGDSPTQLRLHGNQTSNSETNAHQYQTNPGSPRISYAQNNVRYNVSNVEPGSQYQNNNENRSYNNQGQILQYQCQSLERSNSNNNNNVNHVTDNRTCYPRQPSPVQVQHNNLNTNNIGRHQSSPTTISSDNSNRIAYGQTQQHQFDRSSSSINYSDKSAINQHHLQQQQHQQQQQQQQQQQQQQQQLVDRLNVTPQYNANNENNNKTGYLQQGVSANQAQQLERMAQHYENKTGGYIQQGLTTNILQQQQQFGVAAGDNYNNNNKPGSNQSQLPSVQHVHAESRTSTGYPVSQPDNRPAQTLPAGYPRNAVDTKPGQHSPGMLLRQRSMVNGFHSMPYTRQSTDTVAHLPPAHPKKDFTQPTNGFVRSTSESSHSSSSSLDRNKQLHQQYGSQPDGPVSPSKVRPANSSPSSPSSSAAAAAVVQRTNTTRRPMTVYEPQQLPPYQHPPVPVAFKQQQLQLQLQLQQPCRPNGQPRSTTPNGNASAANDQGRYAVYQQPPSPRLQDKCANGIMNGMPRPSPCNLCRKKAVNHPSIYCSDCDFYMSRFKPKAQSTTC from the exons ATGGAAGATAGTACGCCGCCGCCACCCCTGCCGCCCCAGCGCCAACCACCCCCGTCCGTCCACAGGACGTACAAGAGACGAGCCCTGTTTCAAATCACCAAG GTGTTATGGCACTTAGATATATTCAGGCGGAGCTTCAGAGAATTGTACGGGCACGCTTGCATGGAAGAGTCATGCATTTTTTGCGCTCTAAAG GAACTATTCACAGCACTTGGCTCTAGTCCAGAAACGGCTTTGCCTCCAGACGCACTGAGGAAAGCTCTTGCTCAATCATTTTACGACCAGAGAAGATTCCAATTAGGATTTATGGACGATGCTGCAGAATGcttt gaaaacatattattacgaataCATTACCACATAGCTAATGAAGAAGCTGAAGACATGTGTAATGCGAAACATTGTATTTCTCATCAAAAGTTTGCTATGACATTAGTTGAACAAAGTGTATGTGGTGCGTGTGGAGCTACCTCAGAGCCTTTACCTTTTACTCag atgGTGCATTATGTATCTGCATCTGCATTGACTGCTCAAGTTAAACAATTTCCTTCAACTGGTCAAGCTGATCTATTTGGTCAATTATTGAAGAAAGCTGGTGGAATGGGAGATATCAGAGATTGCCCA AGTGCTTGTGGtgctaaaattcaaataagaaGAACATTAATGAATAGACCTGAAATAGTGTCAGTAGGCATTGTTTGGGATTCTGATAGACCTACGTTAGACCATATTATGGCACTTTTAGGCACTCTACGAACTTCATTACGACTATGTGATGTGTTTCATGGATCATTTGACTTACCAAATGGAAGTATGCCCTTGCAACATCAATTAGTTGGAGTTGTAACATATTATGGAAAACattattctacatttttttatcatacaaaacTAAGAATATGGATATATTTTGATGATGCTAATGTTCGAGAAATTGGTCCTAGATGGGAacag gtAGTAGAGAAATGTAAGCGAGGAAGATACCAACCACTTCTGCTATTATTTGCTTCTCCCGAAGGTGAACCCGTTAATGCAACAACAGCGCCAAAATCTATAACAAAGGCAACTAAGCTTTCGTTTTGTACCAACACTATTCAAAGTTTGTCTCAGGGTCGTAGGTCTCTTACACCCAATCCAGAAAAACCTTTATCTAATCAAGGTCATCGGAGAGCTGTTACTCCAAATCCAGATCCGACAATTGCACTAGCCAAACCA ggTTTAAATTCATCGATAAATGAATACCAAAACTTAGCTCATTATCAAACGGTTATAATGGCTAAAGCAGcagaaatgtatacaaatgatGATTTAAATGATCAACCAGGTTCGCCTAAATCTGTGGCATCTAAATGTGAATTAGTTAGAAGAGATTCAGGAAATTGGAGTGGTGATAGAAATAGCgcttcatcatcatcatctacTTCATTAGAAAATccttatcaatattttgttggaaaaattcaaaacag CGGTGTCCCTAGAAGCCCTAACAAACCAAAAGATTATACAATGAACCAATTTGACTTGGGATATGACTCTTATTCATTGTCTTCAAATGATAGTTTGCCTTTGCAACAGAATCTCAAGCATAACCTACAg CTTGCTCAAATACCAGAAGGACATCAAACTTCTCACACATCATTGAAAAATGGATCTAAAAATTCTG CAGTCGATGAAGTTGAAAGACTTTGTGCTGAAGCTGATCAATTATTGGGAAAATCTGAAGCCACTGAAGATTTAGTTATGGCATTATCTTTGTGTAATTTAGCTGCTGGTAAAGCTAGAGCTGCTATGGATGCCCCATATAGTAATCCCCAAGTCGCTAGCTTTGCAAGAATGAAACATAATACTTGTGTGATGAGAGCACGCAGTTTACACAAACGACTTGAAGAACCTCTTCACTCAacaaataaac atggtGAAGGAAGGCATAGTCGAGAAGGAAGTAGTAGCAGTAATAGGGGATCTCAAGTATCACATAGCCGGCAAAATTCCAAAGATAAAACAATTCAGCACTCAAGGCAAAATAGCAAAGAATTACTTGATATGTCACTTCAGTTATCATCTTTACAAAATTCACCAATTGAtaaatctgtaaaaaatattgagattTATGCTACATTACCAAAGAATAAAAAAGGATTGTTATCTCGCTCatcaaacaaaacaaaacaagtaATTGAAGATGAAGAATACATGATGTATGAACGACCTAGTAGAAGTTTACAAACTAAAAGTAAAGCTCATAAAAAAGATGGAGAAAAAAGAGCAAGGAGTGAAGAACgtggtattaaaaatactaaagaaTTCTTGTCAAACTCTTTGACCAAGGAAACAAAAAAACCTAAAGTTGAAGATAACAAGCAAGgcaaaaaacaacataaaataaggAGAAAACTGTTAATGGGTGGTTtaataaaaaggaaaaatagAAGTATGCCTGATTTACGTGAAGATGAATTGCAAATAAAAGATCCACCTAAAGAAACAATTGTATCCAAAGATGACTCTATGATAGACTCAATAAGTAGCCAAAGCAATCTAAGTGGATATTTGTCTGAAGGCCATCTAGAAAGTACAGGAAATCCTAATTTATTGCGAAGTAAACTAATGAGAAAGAGTttctatactaataaatttctTCATTTTGCCAAAgtaccaccaccaccaccaatGCGTACATCATCTCAGTTGAGTAAAGCAGAAAGTAATAAGCAACATAATGATTGGTGTTCTGAGCCTCAATCCTTACCATACATCCATCCTCGTAAGGAAGATGTGACTTACGCTAACGGAGGTATGTTACTTGACaaagacaataaaaatgttatgattacTCAAGCTCAAGTTCATCATAATCCTGAACAAAATGTTGTAGTAAACAATGTTGATGATCTTGGATTTCCATTACCACCTTATCCAAGTCCATTAAATTCTGTGTGTCATTCGAGGCAACCTAGTGAAGAATTTCCTCCACCACCACCCCCTGCACAAGCTGTTGATGAAGTTGATGGAGCTTGTCCAGTTATATCTAAGGAACAAATTAAACTAGAAGTGAATGAAGAAAAGAATTGGGTCAAAGAGTTACAATCAAAACAAGCAACTTGGTGTGGTAGTGATCAAGCTGGTCAAGATTTAGAGTCCAAATCAATTGTAaaagatttgaaaaataaatttgaacaaaagagtattattgataatttaataactcatgcgattaataatttaccagCTGACAGTATTTGTGAAATAGTCGATGAAGATGataagaaaattgaaaaagagCTAAAAGGCGCTTTAAGTAAAACCTCTTTTGATAATAGTgaatcaaaaagaaaaatagggaaaaagaaaaatgttaccTTTTGCGAACAAGTAGTTTTAGTTGCAACAGCAGAAGAAGATGAAGTTGATAGTTATATACCAAATCCCATTTTGGAAAGAGTTCTTAGATCTGTTCTCCACAAAGATATTCCCATTGAACAAAATAGGGAAGTAACAAAATCTGTAATTCCGTTGAAACGAAATGACTCTGGCCAATTCAACCGAAGTAATTTATCTCTAAAATCTTGTCATGAAAATAACAACGTTGAAGAAAAATCTAATGTTGAAGTCAAAGAAGAGTTACCACCAAAAACGTATCGTATGTCTCCTGTGCAACAATTGCCTCAAACACTTTCATCCACGGCAGTACAACCCAAACTAAAAGCACCTCTTCCGGAACAAATTCAAAAACCTGTGGAATCTGTAAAAAATTACCGCATGTCACCAATTCAACAGCAAACAACTCTTAATCAATCTCCATTGGCACAACAGAAATTTAAGTCTCCTCCTACTTCACAAATAGCAAATGCAATGTCAAGTCTATCAATAAACTCAATGGATAGTATACAGTCGGTTCAAAATCAATCCTCAACCACACATAGGTTTTATTCCAACAATCAACAAAATAGCATTTATTCTCAACAGTATCAAAGTCTTTCCCATATGGGACATCAAAAACCGTTTTTAAGCAATGAACCACATTCACTCAACTATCAATCGATAAGTGAGAACAAGTCAAGTTGCTCGCCTGTAAACTGTAGATCAAATCAGTCTTCTCTAGAGAGAAATCAAACGATCAGACAAGTGAATGGTGGTGTTCCATCGAATTGTTATCCACAACAATCACCTGTCGAAGGTAGGAGCGGTCATTTTAGATACAACGGTGACAGTCCAACACAACTTCGGCTCCACGGAAATCAAACATCAAATTCAGAAACAAATGCTCACCAGTATCAAACCAACCCAGGATCTCCTAGAATATCTTACGCACAAAATAATGTTCGTTACAATGTTTCAAACGTTGAACCAGGAAgtcaatatcaaaataacaacGAAAACAGATCGTATAATAATCAAGGTCAAATTCTTCAGTACCAATGTCAATCACTCGAGAGGtcaaacagtaataataacaataatgtcaaTCATGTGACCGATAACCGAACATGTTATCCCCGACAACCCAGTCCCGTTCAAGTACAACACAACAATTTGAACACCAACAACATTGGGAGACACCAATCAAGTCCTACGACGATTTCTAGTGATAACAGTAATAGAATCGCTTACGGACAAACGCAACAGCATCAATTCGATAGATCAAGCTCCTCGATCAACTACAGTGACAAGTCCGCGATCAATCAACACCATCTTCAACAACAACAGCatcaacagcagcagcagcagcagcagcagcagcaacaacaacagcaacagTTGGTTGATCGACTTAACGTTACTCCACAGTATAACGCAAATAacgaaaacaacaataaaacggGTTACCTGCAACAGGGAGTGTCCGCCAACCAAGCGCAGCAGTTGGAAAGGATGGCCCAACATTACGAAAATAAAACTGGCGGGTACATCCAACAGGGCTTAACCACAAATAttttgcaacaacaacaacagttCGGCGTAGCAGCAGGAGAcaactataacaataacaacaagcCTGGCAGCAATCAATCGCAGCTGCCATCGGTTCAACATGTGCATGCCGAATCGAGGACGTCGACCGGGTACCCAGTGTCGCAGCCTGACAACAGGCCCGCGCAGACCCTTCCGGCTGGATATCCGCGGAACGCTGTGGACACAAAACCTGGCCAACACTCACCAGGCATGTTGCTAAGACAGCGTAGCATGGTTAATGGTTTCCATTCGATGCCGTACACCCGGCAATCCACGGATACCGTGGCCCACTTGCCGCCAGCACACCCAAAAAAAGACTTCACACAGCCGACCAACGGTTTTGTGAGGTCGACTTCTGAGTCGTCGCACAGCTCATCATCGTCACTAGACCGAAACAAGCAGCTTCACCAGCAGTACGGTAGCCAGCCGGATGGCCCGGTGTCACCGTCAAAGGTTCGCCCGGCAAATTCGTCGCCATCTTCACCGTCGTCGTCGGCGGCAGCAGCGGCGGTGGTACAGAGGACCAACACGACCCGCAGGCCAATGACTGTTTACGAGCCGCAACAACTTCCACCTTACCAGCACCCACCGGTCCCAGTGGCATTCAAACAGCAACAGTTACAGCTGCAGCTACAGTTGCAGCAGCCCTGCAGACCTAACGGCCAGCCTAGGTCCACGACACCTAACGGCAATGCGTCCGCTGCCAACGACCAAGGTCGGTACGCTGTTTATCAGCAACCGCCGTCACCTCGGTTGCAGGACAAATGTGCCAACGGCATTATGAACGGCATGCCCAGGCCGTCGCCGTGCAACCTATGCCGCAAGAAGGCCGTTAACCACCCGTCCATTTATTGTTCGGACTGCGACTTTTACATGTCAAGGTTCAAGCCCAAGGCTCAATCGACTACGTGctaa